A genomic region of Vitis vinifera cultivar Pinot Noir 40024 chromosome 7, ASM3070453v1 contains the following coding sequences:
- the LOC104879784 gene encoding uncharacterized protein LOC104879784: MNSSNEPPSSFISERLDDMLSTPFCSHIIHYDPPRGFLVPKFSAYDGSNDPFDHIMHYRQLMTLNIGNDALLCKVFPASLQGQALSWFHQLPPNSVDNFKDLSKAFVGQYLCSARHKQNISTLQNIKMQENESLREFVKRFGQVVLQVEAYNMNVVLQIFKRSICPGTPFFESLVKKPPTTMDDLFRRTSKYSMLEDDVCAATQQILVAGQTSRSDAERSSKLPDRPRPSGRRQEEQSRPELPPLTPLSISYEKLLPMIQDLSDFRWLGPIRTDPSKRDHSKKCAYHKEHGHTIERCRSLHYLVERLIKADHLKQYLRSEARVGDIPRNRDSRTLVTPKAIINYIYGGQLDEEYNSKRKR; the protein is encoded by the coding sequence ATGAACTCTTCAAATGAACCACCCTCTAGCTTCATTAGCGAAAgactggatgacatgctctccacgcctttttgCTCGCATATTATCCATTATGaccccccaaggggattcctcgtgcCAAAATTTTCCGCATATGATGGGTCTAACGACCCCttcgaccatatcatgcattatcgacagctcatgactCTCAACATAGGAAACGACGCGTTGCTATGCAAGGTGTTccccgccagcctacaaggtCAGGCTCTCTCATGGTTTCACCAATTACCCCCGAACTCTGTTGATAACTTCAAGGACCTATCAAAAGCTTTTGTGGGGcaatacttgtgctccgctCGGCATAAACAGAACATCAGCACcctacaaaacataaaaatgcaggagAATGAGTCTTTAAGAGAATTCGTGAAACGGTTTGGTCAGGTTGTGTTACAAGTGGAGGCTTACAACATGAATGTTGTCCTCCAAATCTTCAAACGAAGCATATGCCCAGGCACTCCATTCTTTGAATCACTCGTTAAAAAGCCTCCCACAACAATGGATGACTTGTTCCGGCGCACGAGCAAATACTCAATGCTGGAAGATGATGTGTGTGCGGCCACCCAACAAATTTTGGTTGCCGGACAGACTTCTAGAAGCGACGCGGAAAGGAGTTCCAAACTTCCGGATCGGCCAAGGCCGTCTGGTCGAAGGCAGGAGGAGCAAAGTCGTCCAGAACTGCCACCACTCACGCCCCTTTCCATATCGTATGAAAAGCTCCTCCCTATGATCCAAGACCTATCTGACTTCAGGTGGCTCGGACCCATCAGAACGGACCCATCCAAGAGAGACCATAGTAAGAAGTGTGCTTACCATAAAGAACATGGTCACACTATAGAGCGATGCAGGAGCCTCCATTATTTGGTAGAAAGGCTCATAAAAGCAGACcatttgaagcaatacctccgctcagaAGCCAGAGTTGGAGATATTCCCCGAAACCGCGACTCTAGGACCCTAGTCACCCCCAAAGCCATCATTAATTACATCTACGGAGGACAACTGGATGAGGAGTACAACTCCAAACGAAAGAGGTAG